From Emcibacter nanhaiensis, one genomic window encodes:
- the recA gene encoding recombinase RecA produces the protein MATSQLKLVGQDNMDKQKALEAALGQIERAFGKGSVMKLGQNNTAVDIEAVSTGSLGLDIALGIGGLPKGRIIEIYGPESSGKTTLALHAAAEIQRTGGVAAFVDAEHALDPVYASKLGVDIDELLISQPDTGEQALEIADTLVRSGAVDLLVVDSVAALTPRAELEGEMGDSHVGLQARLMSQALRKLTGSISKSKCMVIFINQIRMKIGVMYGSPETTTGGNALKFYASVRLDIRRTGAIKEKEDIVGNQTKVKVVKNKVAPPFKVIEFDIMYGEGISKTGELIDLGVKAGIVEKSGSWYSYDSQRIGQGRENAKRFLKENPEIADTIEQAIRHNAGILDEAMLKEGAVRDEDTEE, from the coding sequence ATGGCAACCTCACAGCTGAAACTTGTCGGACAGGATAATATGGATAAACAGAAAGCTCTCGAAGCCGCCCTCGGACAGATAGAGCGGGCCTTTGGCAAAGGCTCCGTGATGAAACTGGGGCAGAATAATACGGCTGTGGATATTGAAGCGGTCTCCACCGGATCCCTGGGACTGGATATCGCCCTTGGCATCGGCGGCCTGCCCAAGGGGCGCATCATTGAAATTTACGGTCCGGAAAGTTCCGGTAAAACCACCCTGGCCCTGCATGCGGCAGCGGAAATCCAGCGCACAGGCGGTGTGGCGGCTTTCGTGGATGCGGAACACGCCCTGGACCCGGTTTATGCCTCCAAACTCGGCGTTGATATCGACGAACTCCTGATCTCCCAGCCGGACACCGGGGAGCAGGCGCTGGAGATTGCCGACACCCTGGTGCGTTCCGGCGCGGTTGACCTGCTGGTGGTGGACAGTGTGGCGGCGCTCACCCCGCGGGCCGAACTGGAAGGCGAAATGGGCGATTCCCATGTGGGTCTCCAGGCCCGTCTGATGAGCCAGGCGCTGCGCAAGCTGACCGGCTCCATTTCCAAATCAAAATGCATGGTGATTTTCATCAACCAGATCAGGATGAAGATTGGTGTCATGTACGGCAGTCCGGAAACCACTACCGGCGGTAACGCCCTGAAATTCTATGCCTCTGTTCGCCTTGATATTCGCCGCACCGGCGCCATCAAGGAAAAAGAGGACATCGTCGGCAACCAGACCAAGGTCAAAGTGGTGAAGAACAAGGTTGCTCCGCCTTTCAAGGTGATCGAGTTTGATATCATGTATGGGGAAGGGATCTCCAAAACCGGTGAACTTATTGACCTTGGGGTCAAGGCCGGCATTGTCGAGAAATCTGGCTCCTGGTATTCCTATGACAGCCAGCGCATCGGCCAGGGCCGGGAAAATGCCAAGCGCTTCCTCAAGGAGAATCCGGAAATCGCTGACACCATCGAACAGGCGATCCGCCATAATGCCGGTATTCTGGACGAAGCCATGCTCAAGGAAGGGGCAGTCCGCGATGAGGACACAGAGGAATAA
- a CDS encoding response regulator has product MNKISPITSEDSIVAGMKRRKESVDYPFLITLAGIGILIAMAFFILGLATGYATTGAIVSAVSVLLTAVVMGFFLSKENNVRISEVPASLARQEGEVPAYLLTSKAGEVIYADFRFRQLVGAITGSQSVSPFGLNFVEEEEKSELEDTFKALKPGERKILNVTVTDTEDRPLILKLDLFHESERQGYVRWNVSAGDSAESKQAPSLRRKVDLSGIGRLLELGNAGCMAVGGNDEILYVNDLLRDWLVDSDEKELQLPVSLQELTERPREELDGLVPFLTVSGQEIPLVIHSGENLSSSYGDSDVSIYVLMREGEGGAAHHMPSDVNIEHFFMDSPIGIAVVSAKGEVLERNNIFRNFLAALGLVKTKRLKDFLEAEDHEDIIAKIGHTIESGEASTVADVAFKGKEEKRGQLYITRLEHFADHEGVSILYLIDTTEQKSLELQFAQSQKMQAVGQLAGGIAHDFNNLLTAITGFCDLLLVRHGPGDQSFSDIIQIKQNANRAANLVRQLLAFSRQQTLRPKVLVVTDVLAELSNLLRRLIGETIELEMKHGRGLGPVKVDQGQLEQVIINLCVNARDAMPEGGKIMIRTRNIPYQESLKLSERYKVMPPNDYVLLEVEDTGTGIAKEHLGKIFEPFFSTKEVGKGTGLGLSTVYGIIKQTDGFIFPTSELGKGTTFSIYIPMHKEVKRETGEASVVEQEGKSEAKDLTGKGNILLVEDEDAVRMFASRALKNKGYKIYEANSGDKALKIVQELEGDLDLIISDVVMPQMDGPTMVKKVKEKHPNLKVIFISGYAEDAFDKNLGEEDFNFLPKPFSLKQLAEQVKDVLES; this is encoded by the coding sequence ATGAACAAGATCAGCCCCATCACGTCCGAAGACTCGATTGTAGCAGGTATGAAACGCAGGAAGGAGTCTGTCGACTATCCCTTCCTGATCACGTTGGCCGGAATCGGCATCCTGATTGCCATGGCCTTTTTTATCCTTGGCCTCGCGACAGGGTATGCCACCACTGGCGCGATTGTGTCGGCGGTATCCGTCCTGCTTACGGCCGTCGTTATGGGCTTTTTCCTGAGCAAGGAAAATAACGTAAGAATTTCGGAAGTGCCGGCCTCGCTGGCCCGGCAGGAGGGGGAAGTTCCGGCTTATCTGCTGACCAGCAAGGCGGGCGAGGTCATCTATGCAGACTTCAGGTTCCGCCAACTGGTCGGTGCCATAACCGGTAGTCAGTCTGTTTCTCCCTTTGGGCTGAATTTTGTCGAGGAAGAGGAGAAATCAGAACTTGAGGACACGTTCAAGGCGCTGAAACCGGGCGAAAGGAAAATCCTGAATGTCACAGTAACGGATACGGAAGACCGTCCCCTGATCCTCAAGCTCGACCTTTTTCATGAAAGTGAACGGCAGGGCTATGTGCGTTGGAATGTGTCGGCCGGGGATTCGGCCGAATCAAAGCAGGCGCCTTCGCTTCGCCGCAAGGTAGACCTTTCCGGTATCGGTCGTCTGCTGGAGCTCGGGAATGCGGGCTGTATGGCCGTGGGCGGCAATGATGAAATACTTTATGTCAACGACCTGCTGCGCGACTGGCTTGTGGATTCTGATGAGAAAGAACTGCAGTTGCCGGTTTCTCTTCAGGAACTGACGGAAAGGCCAAGGGAGGAACTGGATGGACTTGTCCCGTTCCTGACGGTGTCCGGGCAGGAAATTCCTCTGGTGATCCATTCCGGGGAAAACCTCTCTTCGTCCTATGGCGATAGCGATGTTTCTATTTATGTTCTGATGCGTGAGGGGGAGGGCGGCGCTGCCCACCATATGCCGTCAGATGTGAATATTGAGCATTTCTTCATGGACTCTCCGATCGGCATTGCCGTCGTCTCGGCCAAGGGTGAAGTGCTGGAGCGAAATAATATTTTCCGGAATTTCCTTGCCGCGCTTGGGCTGGTGAAAACAAAACGGCTGAAGGATTTTCTGGAAGCGGAGGACCATGAAGATATAATCGCAAAGATCGGCCATACGATCGAAAGCGGTGAAGCCAGTACCGTTGCCGATGTGGCTTTCAAGGGCAAGGAAGAAAAACGGGGGCAGCTCTATATCACCCGTCTGGAGCATTTTGCCGATCACGAGGGGGTTTCCATTCTCTATCTGATCGACACCACCGAACAGAAAAGCCTGGAGCTGCAGTTCGCCCAGTCCCAGAAAATGCAGGCGGTCGGCCAACTCGCCGGTGGCATCGCCCATGACTTCAATAACCTGCTGACGGCGATCACCGGTTTCTGCGACCTGCTGCTGGTGCGGCACGGCCCGGGCGACCAGTCCTTCTCCGACATTATCCAGATCAAGCAGAATGCCAACCGGGCGGCCAACCTGGTGCGCCAGTTGCTGGCCTTCTCGCGTCAGCAGACACTCCGGCCCAAGGTGCTGGTGGTGACGGACGTTCTGGCCGAACTGTCCAACCTGCTGCGGCGTCTGATCGGCGAGACCATCGAGCTCGAAATGAAGCACGGCCGCGGCCTGGGACCGGTCAAGGTGGACCAGGGCCAGCTGGAACAGGTGATCATCAATCTGTGTGTGAATGCCCGCGATGCCATGCCGGAAGGCGGCAAGATCATGATCCGCACCCGCAATATTCCCTATCAGGAATCCCTGAAGCTGAGCGAACGCTACAAGGTGATGCCGCCCAACGACTATGTGCTGCTGGAGGTGGAAGACACCGGCACCGGGATCGCCAAGGAGCATCTCGGCAAGATTTTCGAACCCTTCTTCAGCACCAAGGAAGTGGGCAAGGGGACCGGCCTTGGCCTGTCCACCGTCTATGGCATTATCAAACAGACTGACGGCTTTATTTTCCCGACCAGTGAGCTGGGCAAGGGAACGACCTTCAGCATCTATATTCCCATGCACAAGGAAGTCAAACGGGAAACCGGAGAGGCCTCCGTTGTCGAGCAAGAAGGGAAGAGTGAGGCCAAGGACCTGACCGGCAAGGGCAACATCCTGCTGGTGGAAGACGAGGATGCGGTGCGCATGTTTGCTTCCCGGGCGCTGAAAAACAAGGGCTATAAAATCTATGAAGCCAACAGCGGCGACAAGGCACTGAAGATCGTCCAGGAACTGGAAGGGGATCTCGACCTGATCATCAGCGATGTGGTGATGCCGCAGATGGACGGGCCGACCATGGTCAAGAAGGTCAAGGAGAAACATCCCAACCTCAAGGTGATCTTTATTTCCGGCTATGCCGAAGACGCCTTTGACAAGAACCTTGGCGAGGAAGACTTCAATTTTCTGCCCAAACCGTTCAGCCTCAAGCAGCTTGCCGAACAGGTGAAGGACGTACTGGAAAGCTGA